In a genomic window of Campylobacter concisus:
- a CDS encoding biotin/lipoyl-containing protein gives MAKKFIDVMDTTFRDGFQSVYGARVLMNDFLPALEAAKEAGIEHFEFGGGARFQSLYFYLNEDAFAMMDKFRSIVGPKANLQTLSRGVNTVTLDTGSRELIDLHAKLFKKHGTTTIRNFDALNDVENLKYSGERIAHHGLKHEVVVTMMDLPSGCAGAHDVKFYEKILREILDANIPYHSVCFKDASGTSSPQKVYETIKMARKLLPEKTHIRLHTHETAGVSVACYLAALEAGVDGIDLAASPVSGGTSQPDILTMLHAVKGKNYDLGGLDVEKILKYESVLNDCLKEYFLPPEAVQVSPLIPFSPMPGGALTANTQMMRDNNILDKFPEVILAMREVVQKGGYGTSVTPVSQFYFQQAFNNVMFGKWKKIAEGYGKMVLGYFGKTPVTPDKEIIKLASEQLGLKPTTKHAVDIADKDESKSLAHVKEILKQNKIKVTEENVFIAAACKEKGIAFLKGEAKVNVRKIDPNAKANEGRQTQSGRYSVVVNGSRYNVEVSEGFNDSIQVKSITEVEGKSVKNAKSAAAGATANDIVASLPGAVHKILVSPGDQVKKGQAVVVLEAMKMEIEVKAPKDGVIGSIEVSKGQSVANNQVVAKFK, from the coding sequence ATGGCGAAGAAATTTATCGATGTTATGGATACGACCTTTAGAGATGGCTTTCAGTCAGTTTATGGCGCTAGAGTGCTTATGAATGACTTTTTGCCTGCGCTTGAAGCGGCCAAAGAGGCTGGCATAGAGCATTTTGAATTTGGTGGCGGAGCGAGATTTCAAAGCCTTTATTTTTACCTAAATGAAGACGCTTTTGCGATGATGGATAAATTTAGAAGCATCGTAGGACCAAAAGCAAACCTTCAAACCCTAAGTAGGGGCGTAAATACCGTCACACTTGATACCGGCAGTCGTGAGCTAATTGACCTTCACGCAAAGCTTTTCAAAAAACACGGAACCACCACCATCAGAAATTTTGACGCACTAAATGACGTTGAAAATTTAAAATATTCAGGCGAGAGGATTGCACATCACGGACTAAAACACGAAGTCGTAGTTACGATGATGGATCTGCCTAGTGGCTGTGCGGGAGCTCATGATGTTAAATTTTATGAGAAAATTTTAAGAGAAATTTTAGACGCAAACATCCCTTATCACAGCGTTTGCTTTAAAGACGCAAGTGGCACAAGTAGCCCGCAAAAGGTCTATGAAACCATAAAAATGGCTAGAAAGCTACTACCTGAAAAAACTCACATCAGACTTCACACTCATGAAACCGCAGGCGTAAGTGTGGCTTGCTATCTTGCAGCGCTTGAAGCTGGCGTTGATGGAATAGATCTAGCTGCAAGCCCAGTAAGTGGCGGTACAAGTCAGCCAGATATCTTAACCATGCTTCACGCAGTAAAAGGCAAAAATTATGATCTTGGCGGACTTGATGTGGAGAAAATTTTAAAATACGAAAGCGTTTTGAATGATTGCTTAAAAGAGTATTTCTTGCCACCTGAAGCCGTGCAAGTAAGCCCTCTAATACCATTTTCCCCTATGCCTGGTGGTGCGCTCACTGCAAATACCCAGATGATGAGAGATAACAACATCTTAGATAAATTCCCAGAGGTCATCCTTGCTATGCGCGAGGTCGTGCAAAAGGGTGGATACGGTACTTCAGTAACCCCTGTTAGCCAGTTTTACTTCCAGCAAGCCTTTAATAATGTGATGTTTGGCAAGTGGAAAAAGATTGCTGAGGGATATGGCAAAATGGTGCTTGGCTACTTTGGCAAGACGCCAGTTACGCCTGATAAAGAGATCATCAAGCTTGCAAGCGAGCAACTAGGGCTAAAACCAACTACAAAACACGCAGTTGATATAGCTGATAAAGATGAGAGTAAGTCGCTTGCTCATGTAAAAGAAATTTTAAAACAAAATAAGATCAAAGTTACTGAAGAAAACGTCTTTATAGCAGCAGCTTGTAAAGAAAAAGGCATCGCATTTTTAAAAGGTGAAGCTAAAGTAAATGTAAGAAAGATCGATCCAAATGCTAAAGCAAACGAGGGCAGACAAACTCAAAGTGGCAGATATAGTGTCGTCGTAAATGGTAGCCGCTACAATGTCGAAGTAAGCGAGGGCTTTAACGATAGCATCCAAGTTAAATCGATTACCGAAGTTGAAGGCAAGAGCGTAAAAAATGCTAAAAGTGCAGCAGCAGGCGCAACAGCAAATGATATCGTTGCTAGCTTGCCGGGCGCTGTGCATAAAATTTTAGTAAGTCCAGGCGATCAAGTCAAAAAAGGGCAAGCTGTAGTCGTGCTTGAAGCAATGAAGATGGAGATAGAGGTCAAAGCCCCAAAAGATGGTGTGATAGGCTCTATTGAAGTTAGCAAAGGTCAAAGCGTCGCGAACAATCAAGTAGTAGCTAAATTTAAATAA
- a CDS encoding TRAP transporter large permease, with product MAGLIMFIAALLMLGIGFPVAFTFGAVSMIFGMIGSIVESIGDGDGLLGSIEVFKDMFNFMPYRIFSIMESRIFIAVPLFVFMGVVLQKSKLAERLLESMGMLFGEIRGGIAISTILVGALLAASTGVVGASVVAMGVISLPVMLKYKYDQALGCGTICAAGTLGQIIPPSIVLIILGDIFSVPVGELFHQAIIPGLTLVAVYIIYILIVAYLKPDTAPVVKDESGVSKFKQIMRALIAIFPPLLLVICVLGSIFAGIATPTESSAFGCVGAIILAIFYRTFSFSMIKEALAESVKTTALVFAILVGATAFSMVFSYTGGDEIVEKFMTNLPGEKWGFIIFSMVVIFVLGFFIDFVEISYIVLPILVPIAAKLGINPIYLAILVAMNLQTSFLTPPFGFSLFFLRSVAPAEIKTTAIYKGVVPYIFIQLAVLVFFCVFLMELKPMLDASHGGLLNFLLSLFK from the coding sequence ATGGCTGGTTTGATAATGTTTATAGCTGCACTTTTGATGCTAGGTATTGGCTTTCCAGTAGCCTTTACCTTTGGTGCGGTTTCGATGATATTTGGCATGATTGGCAGTATTGTTGAGAGCATTGGAGATGGAGATGGACTACTTGGAAGTATCGAAGTTTTTAAAGATATGTTTAACTTCATGCCTTATAGAATTTTCTCTATCATGGAGAGTAGAATTTTCATAGCAGTTCCACTTTTTGTCTTTATGGGCGTTGTTCTTCAAAAGTCAAAACTAGCCGAGAGGCTGCTTGAAAGTATGGGTATGCTTTTTGGAGAAATTCGCGGAGGCATTGCTATTAGCACCATCTTGGTTGGAGCACTTCTTGCAGCTTCAACCGGCGTTGTTGGTGCAAGTGTCGTTGCAATGGGCGTTATAAGCTTGCCTGTTATGTTAAAGTATAAATATGACCAAGCGCTAGGTTGTGGCACTATATGTGCCGCTGGTACGCTTGGACAGATCATTCCACCTTCTATCGTGCTGATTATTTTGGGTGATATATTTTCAGTGCCAGTTGGTGAGCTTTTTCATCAAGCCATCATCCCAGGACTTACGCTAGTAGCAGTTTATATCATTTATATTTTGATTGTTGCTTATTTGAAACCAGATACTGCACCTGTAGTAAAAGATGAGAGCGGTGTTAGTAAATTTAAGCAGATCATGAGAGCACTAATCGCTATCTTTCCGCCACTTTTGCTGGTTATTTGTGTATTGGGTTCTATATTTGCAGGTATCGCTACACCAACTGAAAGTTCAGCTTTTGGCTGCGTTGGAGCCATTATTTTAGCTATTTTTTATAGGACTTTTTCATTTTCTATGATAAAAGAGGCATTGGCAGAAAGCGTAAAAACTACAGCACTTGTCTTTGCCATACTTGTTGGTGCGACAGCCTTTTCTATGGTATTTAGTTACACTGGTGGCGATGAGATTGTTGAAAAATTTATGACAAATTTACCAGGTGAGAAGTGGGGCTTTATCATTTTTAGTATGGTTGTCATCTTTGTGCTTGGCTTTTTTATCGACTTTGTTGAAATTTCATATATTGTGCTTCCTATCTTGGTACCAATAGCCGCAAAGCTTGGTATAAATCCAATTTATCTAGCAATCTTAGTTGCGATGAATTTGCAAACTTCGTTCCTAACACCGCCATTTGGTTTTAGCTTATTTTTCCTAAGATCAGTCGCACCAGCTGAGATAAAAACGACTGCTATTTATAAAGGTGTTGTGCCTTATATTTTTATTCAGCTTGCTGTACTTGTATTTTTCTGCGTCTTTCTAATGGAATTAAAGCCAATGCTTGATGCGAGCCACGGCGGATTATTAAACTTCTTGCTCTCGCTTTTTAAATGA
- a CDS encoding TRAP transporter small permease subunit: protein MQKVEKFFDKVGDIVGYICMFIMALMIIDVFFNVVARYFFSYGNVAFQELEWHFFAVIFLLGMSYALKEDSHVRVDIFYAKFSPKNKALVNMIGTFVFIIPFALLVSNLSFEFVSDAYTSAEASADPGGLTHRWIIKALIPFSFYLLIFFAIGFFIRNLNLYRKTKKGQ from the coding sequence ATGCAAAAAGTTGAGAAATTTTTTGATAAGGTCGGCGATATAGTCGGCTATATTTGCATGTTTATTATGGCTTTGATGATAATAGACGTCTTTTTTAACGTTGTGGCAAGATATTTTTTCTCTTATGGAAATGTCGCATTTCAAGAGCTAGAGTGGCATTTTTTTGCCGTGATATTTTTGCTTGGTATGAGTTATGCGTTAAAAGAGGATTCGCACGTCAGGGTCGATATATTTTATGCTAAATTTTCACCAAAGAACAAAGCGCTTGTGAATATGATAGGAACTTTTGTATTTATTATTCCATTTGCACTTTTGGTTTCAAATTTATCATTTGAATTTGTGAGTGATGCTTATACTTCAGCTGAAGCTAGTGCAGATCCGGGCGGTCTTACCCACAGATGGATCATAAAGGCACTTATTCCTTTTTCATTTTATCTACTTATATTTTTTGCAATTGGTTTTTTTATAAGAAATTTAAATCTCTATAGAAAAACCAAAAAGGGGCAATAA
- a CDS encoding sodium-dependent transporter has translation MAKEQFSKIGYVLAVAGSAVGLGNAWKFPYMVGENGGSAFVILYLLITFLVGIPIFMAELSIGKLSESDSVNAFRKLANKNKNLWQLVGILAMVTAAIISSYYIVIIGWVFKYFTLSFTGLPNDIESSKVIFNELLTHGLGEQTLYFVIAFVACFFILSKGVKSGIEKLNVWMMPSLFIMVLIMLIFSMTMNGFTKSAEFLLVPDFSKISFNSLLLALGLAFWTLSLGMAAIITYSASLSDDTNLATSTLSIVFINIVLAIMMGLVIFTFIFEFGAEPSQGPGLVFISLPTLFAKLGVIGQILAVAFFAALIFAGITSAISIVEPFVFFLIREYGINRIKALSIVGAGVFVLGFLCLLSNIENVGDKFMLFGKNFFDFLDFTASNVLLPISGIGGAIFVGYFMKREALYVLFSPYMSDFVFSAWYFLLRYVAPVCVFIIMINKLFF, from the coding sequence ATGGCAAAAGAACAGTTTTCTAAAATAGGTTATGTTTTAGCAGTTGCAGGGTCAGCTGTTGGACTTGGCAATGCGTGGAAATTTCCATATATGGTCGGTGAAAATGGTGGATCAGCATTTGTTATTTTATATCTTTTGATAACGTTTTTAGTTGGCATACCTATCTTTATGGCAGAGCTAAGTATTGGCAAGCTTAGTGAGAGCGATAGTGTAAATGCCTTTAGAAAGTTGGCGAATAAAAATAAAAATTTATGGCAGCTGGTTGGAATTTTAGCTATGGTAACCGCAGCTATAATCTCATCTTATTATATTGTTATCATCGGCTGGGTCTTTAAGTATTTCACACTATCTTTTACTGGTCTTCCAAACGATATAGAAAGTTCAAAAGTAATATTTAACGAGCTTCTTACGCATGGTCTTGGCGAACAGACGCTTTATTTTGTTATAGCATTTGTAGCTTGCTTTTTTATCCTTTCAAAGGGTGTGAAAAGTGGCATTGAAAAGCTAAATGTTTGGATGATGCCAAGCCTATTTATTATGGTTTTAATCATGCTTATCTTTTCTATGACGATGAATGGCTTTACAAAATCGGCTGAGTTTTTGCTTGTTCCTGACTTTAGCAAAATTTCATTTAATTCGCTTTTGCTTGCTCTTGGTCTTGCTTTTTGGACACTATCTCTTGGTATGGCAGCGATCATTACATATTCAGCTAGCCTAAGTGATGATACAAATTTAGCCACTTCTACGTTAAGTATCGTCTTTATAAACATCGTCTTAGCCATCATGATGGGTCTTGTTATCTTTACATTTATATTTGAATTTGGTGCCGAGCCGTCTCAAGGACCAGGACTTGTCTTTATCTCGCTTCCAACGCTCTTTGCTAAGCTTGGCGTGATAGGTCAAATTTTAGCTGTAGCATTTTTTGCTGCGCTTATCTTTGCTGGTATTACTTCAGCAATCTCTATCGTAGAGCCATTTGTATTTTTCTTGATCAGAGAGTATGGCATTAACAGGATAAAAGCTCTTAGTATAGTTGGAGCTGGTGTTTTTGTTTTAGGATTTTTATGTCTTTTATCAAATATAGAAAATGTTGGCGACAAATTTATGCTCTTTGGTAAAAATTTCTTTGATTTTCTTGACTTTACCGCTTCAAATGTTCTGCTTCCAATTAGTGGTATTGGTGGAGCGATATTTGTTGGATATTTTATGAAAAGAGAGGCACTTTATGTGCTATTTAGTCCATATATGAGCGACTTTGTATTTAGTGCATGGTATTTTTTATTAAGATATGTGGCACCAGTTTGCGTATTTATCATCATGATAAATAAATTGTTTTTTTAA